The stretch of DNA accactaaaaaaattaaagatgtagCAAGTATTTCTAGAATGTCCATTTGACAAATGACAAAGCTGAGATTAAGCAGTTTACTGAGGACACGTGGCCATTACCTGGCCCAAACAAAACTGAACCTGAGTCTTGAAACTCTACCCTCAAAGATCTTTCCAAACCACAAGATAGCCCTCCCATTTTCACCTTGTAACCTTCACAGCAGCATCAAGTATGTATTTTTGTAGTTCCGTAATATACATGACACTCTGTCCAACTGTGCTTACTTTTGACCCATGCAGGTTGCTAAACCCATGAAGACAGGGACTGCACCTTCCTCTTGCTTAAACATTAACTCTCCCCATCTCTACTCTGAAAAAAGTGGAGCTCCTTGGAAAAGTCCAGGCAGTTTCTTGAAAACACTTTTTATAATCATAAACCCCAAGcctcccttcttctttccccTCCCTAGAGAGCCCTTGGGAAAGGCATGTCAGCAGCTCTTTCTTGGTGCAGGTGACTTTGCTCCTTGCGAGCCATGCAGGCTCGGCCGGGGCAAATGCAGGAAGATGTGCGCGGAGGACGAGAAGATTGTTGGGAATTGCAAGGTGAACTTTTTCTGTTGCCGACGGAGGGTCCAGTAAGCCACACCAGCACTCTTCTGGCTTCAGAAACAGGACCGGATATTCAAGGAAGGTCGAGAAGTTATGCAGCTTAACCAAGTCACACAGTGCGTGTCAGGATCATGctcatttccttcttcctttgtttctttgcttattttttaagataatcTTTAAGCAGGCtgccagtagggagagggaatgggggaggggtgaggtaGGGGTGGGAGACTGAGAGgtacaaactgctatgtataaaataaataagctataaggatatactgtacagcatggggaataaagccaatattttataataattttaaacggagtgtaatctataaaatattgacttcctatgttgtacacctgaaactaatagattgtaaatcaactatacttaaattaacaAAAAAGTCAAGACATGAGTGGGTACCTGATAGCTACTCACAGAATCAGATACTGTTACTATATATTTATAGAGTTCCTTATAATTTATGAATCTTTCCCCCATAATTTTCTTGTATGACTCACAATCATCTTATAAGGTagattttattatccccatttatatTTGAAGAAGTTGAGACCCAGGCAGGCTGTCATTTCCTCATGGTCATAGCTGGAAACCAGTAAAGGGTGTGCACACCACTATCATGTTCTGTGTATCCATTTACATGCACTAATTCTCACAAAGTAGGTACATGAAAATGGCATCCACAACACTGTTAACGGGATTATAATTCTATAGagtttaacaaattattttttccacatCATTTCTTGTTGAACCAATATATTATCACTCATTCTAGTACTTATggtgtattttttattgaatatatttgaCATAGAACCATGTAAATTTAAGACATACATGttcatttgatacatttatatattgtaatatgattgctgTTGTAGCGATATTTAGCACCTCTATCATAGTACctaattatcctttctttttagtgttCGGATAACTAAGTTTTAGTCTCTCAGCAAAACTGTTGTCTGTATTCattatactgtgcattagatcaCTGTGGCTTATTTACTACCTGCTGCAAGTCTGTATCCTTAACATCAATGCCATCCTCCTAcctcccatcccctggtaaccaccattttactctctgttttttacaagtttgacttttttagattccacatataatagaTATCATTcagtacttgtctttttctgactatCTCATTGagcataatgtgctcaaggtccatccatattgtcgtAAATGGCATCAAAATAGCCAACAGTtccctgaaaagatgctcaacgtcactactcctcagggaaatgcaactcaaaaccacacctcacaccactcagaatggccatcaagaagacaagagacaaCAGGTGTTAGAGAGGatatggtgtgtgtgttttttttaaaacatctcacATCTACTCAGTTAAGGTCCAGGGCACCAACTCTGTGTTTCTCTTCCTACCAGTGCATGAAAATGTTagagattaattttaaaatgttcagcaTTGAATATGCATAAATGGTTGACTCTATAACTTTGccttatgaaataaaatttgtagcTTCGCAAAATAAAGGTCAAAATGATCAGTCCTGTGAGTAGTGACTCAAAGCTGAGCCCTCAGTTTTAACACGTGAGACTGAACAAGGTGTTGCTCCACGTTTGAGTGGACCACGGCCTCATGTGTTGTTTTGCACTCAGATCCactccctgtcctctccctgctctgctctgtatAACTGGCGGATTCTCTGCAAGCCTCACTCTCTAAGCTTCCTGGCGTTTCTGGCTGGTGTCAGTCAACTGCAAGTGCCTGGCAGAAGAATGGCAGATGAGAGGACAGGAGAACTGTGGGATTTGCTCTCTCACCGCTCCAGCTCGTGTCCTCACTTCTCGCTCGGCACTCCCACTGCAGGCACCGCTTCTGCCAGCTAGCCCCCGCTCCTGGGCGCACACCAGAGCCTCTTGTTTTTCTCCAGCCATACGGCAGGGGGGGATTCCAGCTGTGGCTAGTGTTAGTGTGGCCTCACTGTTCCCATTTTGCAGGTTTGGTTTTTCCAACACTGTTATCACCAGTTGTCCATATTAAATCCTCTTTATTGAATCTTCTGGTATGGGAACCATTTTCATGCCTGGAGCTTGGCTGATCTGACTTTTAGGCTGACTCTGTTGTCAGATCCATTTACATTTGACCAACTGTTCTCCAAAAGAGATCTGAGACATAACCATTGTGAACCCTAGAGCGTTTCCTTCATTTTCACAGGAATTAATTCAGGGAAGCGGCAAGTGGAGGCTCTGGTCTCACAAACCTGGTTGAGTCATCACCTGCTAGTGGATGCTCCTTCTGCCCAGATCTCCCCAGCAAGAGTAGAGTTGATGGTTCACAGAGCATCATGAGGCCAGGGTATCTCCTACTCATTCCATATCCCATATTGCTTGATTCCCAAAACTGAAGGTGTTCTGGACCCTAACTGAAGTCTTTTTTATAGAAGAATTCATGTACATGTCTCAGAGTCATACAGAATGGGGGACCAGTGGTTGTGCCCTGATAGTAccttaataattaccttaaatagcATCCAGAGTCAGGTGGCTTATGGTCTCAGAGGTCACCTCCCATAAATGCTCAACTATTCAcaaatttcccttctttctcttgctctcttctctcttccgtACTTTGCTCTTTTTAGAACTTTTCCACGcaattacctcttttttttttttacccctcaGACACCAGTCCTTCCTACAGAATAATAAAGTCTCAACTCACACTAATTTCTTGTTACTTGAAAAGTCAGCCCTTTCCGACGTCAAGTGGATGCCCATGGCTTCCTCAGATAAGTTTCTGTTGATTCCACAGTACATTATGGAGATCTCTGATATCAGTTTCTGCTGGATCTTCTGAAGGGGAATGTCTTCTGAATGCTGGATGGGTCAGAGGGAAATGGCGCAAGGAAGAGAGACACTGGGGCTGGTTTCTCTTAAAGTACCTCGACTCAAGTTAGTCTGCATAATGCTCCTGTTTAGCAAGATTTTATCTCCATTAATTCTGAAAttgtgttgggttggccaaaaacttcGTTCGGGGTTttcaggtttttccgtaacatcttatggaaaatcTGAACGAGCTTTCTGGCCAACACAATAGCTATTGGTGGTCTTATGCTAGGTGGCTATTACCCCTTCTTGGTTCTGGGTTCTACTTCAAAGCCCTCTCACAATAACTGAAAGGGAATGACAATGCCTATAGAGCAAGGCAGATCAGTTTGGGCTGAATTCCCAAAAGGTAGAGGACAAAACACTAAATATCATTAACTTCCACATTCCCAACTGAGGTACTAAACCGCAAAGGCAAGAATGGCAAAGAGGGTGACCACAGAATGTGTTTGGAAACACTCAGCCTTGTACGTACTTGAGGGCATAAAAGAAAGCTAAAGGAGTCAAGGGACAGGATTTCTCTGGAAAATGTGTGTGGGGTGCTCAGCCTCTCAGGGGGAAAGGTGAGGAAAACAACGCTTTCACGCCAGTCCTTATGAGACTGGCTACAAGAAGCCTCCCTGGAGAATCTGACATGTCACCCCGTGGTGCTCATGCCTGACTCACGCCTGAAAATATCTACCGGAAAAGAGCTCTGGCTGGAGTTGCCTATGACGGCAGAACAAGAAGGGAGCCAACAGTGGAGTAGCTGCACTTACGATATTAGGCAGGGAAATGGGTGTGATTCCCATGGACCAAGTGAATGGACCAAGGTCACGGGGCTGAAACCGTCCTAAAGGGAAACCCCCCAATAATGTGGCCTGTGAGGGCAAAGGGAACCAGTAGCAAGTGGTTTCAGGATagagctgggggaggagaggagctaAGGTCAATTCATAAGAGATCAACCAGAAAGAATATTAACCATTCAGGAAGCTGTACAGTGAGGTGGGCCACACAAGAGTCCCAAAAGAACACATAAATGTGCTTACCATAAAGATTCTACCTGTGATActgctgtgtttgtttgttttactgtataacaaagtactaGCAACTCGGCAGCTTAAAGCATCGCACGTTATCTCACGCTTCTGTGGGTCAGAAGCCTGGGCACGGTATAGCTGGCTTCTCTGCTGAGGGTTTCACAAGACTGAAATCACGGTGTTGGTTGGGACTCTGATATCATCTGAGGCAGGAAAGGACGTCAGCCAGGGCCTTGTCCTGAGCAAGCAGCACCTGCCTAGCACTCCCGTGACTCTTTCCACAAAGTGGCAGCTTTCTCCTTCAAGGCCAGCAAGAGAGATTCTCATACTTCAAAACTCTCCAACTTCTTTTTCATAGCACAAGtgaggggaaaagaaacaaaatatggaGCAAAGTTTTTATTtactattgaaattaagttaGCATTAATccaaacaagattgttttaaattaattgtaaATCCCCAAGTAATTAATAAGTTACCTCAGAAATATACAGCAAAATAAataggaattaaataaaataaaaggactaaagtaaaataaagtaaaaaggaattaagatgtACACCAAGCAATATCTATTTGCAAACACAAAATAAGTCAGTAATGGAAGAATggaggaacaaaaaagacaacatttagaaaacaaatagcaaaatggaaGATATAAATCCTACCTCATCGCTTATGACATTAAATGCAAATGAATTAAGCACTCCAAGCAGAGACTAGAAGAATGAAcgtttttaaaaaagatccaactatatgctgtttataagagACACTCTTCTGATTTAGGAAACAaagaggttgaaagtaaaaggatggaaaaagatacaccatgcaaacagtaaccaaaagagagctgtaGGGGTTATACTAAcagcagacaaaacagactttaagacaaaattgCTACTAGAGACAAAAGAGTTTTTTATAATATAAGAGTTAatccatcaagaagacataataattataaatatatatgcacctaacaacagagccccccaaaaatgaagtgaaaactgacagaattgaagggagaaatatttaattcaataataatagtaggagacttcaatatcccactttcattaatggatagaacaaccagaAAGAAGAGCAGCAAGGAAAAATAAGATTTGAAGAACACTGTAAACCCCACGAGACCTCACAGTCATCTATGGCCCAGCCCACCCAATGACAGCAAAACACAGATTCTCTCAAGTTCACAGGaagtattctccaggataggccaTATGTTAGGCCAGAAAACATCctcaataaaaagaattgaaatcatacaaagtaggCTCTCCAACCACAAGGGAATAACAGAAGGACATTTGGGAAAGTCACAAATATGTAAGAATTAAACCACACACCCCCAAATAAATAATGAgtcaagaagaaatcacaagaaaaattagaaaatatttcaaggtgaatgaaaatttttaaaaaataccaaaacttatgggatgcagctaaaccaatgtttagagaaaaaattatagtttcaaatgtgtatatttaaaaagaagaaagatctcaaatcaataaactcATTATGTAACccaaagcaaacagaagaaaataatagattagagtgaaaataaatgaaatagagactaagaaaaacaatagaaaaaaatcaacaaaaccaaaagtttgttctCTGAAATGATCAACaagattgacaaacctctagctagactgacaaagaaaaaaagagaatactcAAGTTACTAAAATATGGAATAAAAGAGGAAGCATTACTACTaaccttaaagaaataaaaattattataagggAATACTAGGAACAATTGTATGGCAACATTTTAGATAATCTAGATAAACTGGACACGTTCCTAGAAAGATATAAATATCAAAACTGATACAAGAGTaa from Balaenoptera ricei isolate mBalRic1 chromosome 21, mBalRic1.hap2, whole genome shotgun sequence encodes:
- the LOC132356729 gene encoding beta-defensin 105-like, encoding MAPSRKMFYFVFAFFFILAQFPPGCQAGLEYSQPLPAGDFAPCEPCRLGRGKCRKMCAEDEKIVGNCKVNFFCCRRRVQ